A genome region from Coffea arabica cultivar ET-39 chromosome 7e, Coffea Arabica ET-39 HiFi, whole genome shotgun sequence includes the following:
- the LOC140011157 gene encoding uncharacterized protein, protein MRAIVFRKCGGPEVLELREVDEPIVKPHEVLIKVQAATVNRRDLWRREGRYSPPERKNLLGFECSGSVVEVGIMVKGWTKGNQVCAFLPDGGGYAELVAVSAVHVLPIPKGLNVVKSAALPCAAAIIWLGFFSMNKLNCHDKILIHGGAGGVGSLAIQIAKNLGCTVYATEGSDEKVSFCKKLGADFAINYKTEVFSNCVHKTAKTGVDCILDNMGRKFMEQNLETLAIGGKLIIHEHDGVWPRSLVNFKQLAAKGLQVMGLDLYTLSDTKLAIVLQGVQRDVWPMIAKQDFTPGIDNAVFNFNKAPDAHKHFESNKHIGKILLTPLAGK, encoded by the exons ATGAGGGCTATAGTGTTTCGCAAGTGTGGTGGCCCTGAAGTGTTGGAATTGAGGGAAGTTGATGAACCCATAGTTAAACCTCATGAGGTTTTGATCAAGGTACAAGCTGCCACTGTGAATAGAAGAGATCTGTGGCGGCGAGAGGGGCGTTATAGCCCCCCTGAAAGGAAGAACCTTCTTGGCTTTGAATGTTCAGGGTCAGTCGTAGAAGTTGGTATAATGGTGAAGGGATGGACTAAAGGCAACCAG GTGTGTGCTTTTCTTCCAGACGGTGGAGGGTATGCTGAGTTGGTGGCTGTCTCTGCAGTTCATGTTCTTCCTATTCCAAAGGGACTCAATGTAGTAAAATCTGCTGCATTACCATGCGCAGCAGCTATAATTTGGCTGGGCTTTTTTTCCATGAACAAACTTAATTGTCATGACAAAATACTG ATACATGGAGGAGCCGGGGGTGTTGGATCGTTGGCAATTCAAATTGCCAAAAACCTAGGGTGTACTGTATATGCAACAGAAG GATCTGATGAAAAGGTAAGTTTTTGCAAGAAATTAGGAGCTGATTTTGCCATTAACTACAAGACAGAAGTTTTCTCCAATTGTGTGCACAAAACTGCAAAAACTG GGGTTGATTGCATTCTAGATAACATGGGTAGAAAATTTATGGAACAAAATTTGGAAACACTTGCTATTGGCGGAAAGCTTATCATACATGAGCATGATGGTGTTTGGCCTCGGAGTCTCGTAAACTTCAAGCAACTTGCTGCAAAGGggctccaagtcatgg GTTTGGATTTATACACTTTAAGCGACACCAAATTAGCTATTGTGCTTCAAGGAGTACAAAGAGATGTTTGGCCGATGATTGCAAAGCAGGATTTTACCCCTGGGATTGACAATGCAGTTTTCAACTTTAACAAAGCGCCTGATGCACATAAGCATTTTGAGAGCAACAAACACATTGGAAAAATCTTGTTAACGCCCCTAGCAG GTAAATGA